The following coding sequences are from one Kallotenue papyrolyticum window:
- a CDS encoding ATP-binding protein yields the protein MSRDHLAFLFWPDVPQTQARHRLRRVLHQLHLALKDDNVASILESTPETLALRHHTCRADVRAFVQLAQAIHGQSPAEVIRLATQALALYRGPFLDSFTLRAAPEFERWMLEQREQLQQRSWHIWRALVLAQLEQGQIAQARTAAEQWLTADRLAEEAYRLLMRLYAESGQTSAALRLYQQCAAVLAQELGVEPAPETQALCEQIRGGMLSNAGAPARADRHDHTQTIARRLRPTLEAPCVGRARELARVRAAVQSSLHGRPQVVALCGPPGIGKTRVIQEALADVAQPIWAGSGHHAGPLIPYGVILEALQEALQDIHPDRLALPEPWRQEAARLFPALRPPAWQLLPDLPPEQAQARLFEALIHVVRALVRQSGGAVLVCDDGEEADALSLAWLSALAAQARGLPLALVVAYQDEVATPALRTCLAELTRLGLLCEVRLSPLEVADVAELIGHAAPHLPTTTLAPLLWEASGGVPFFVLEGVRAVLKSDNGETIRDTATLPITADLSETLHTRLERLETVTRQVLEACAVLRRPLRTPLIQYVSGRSELEVADGLDSLVRRGFLCAEAGGMYHFTHGFMARVAYQAIGPARRQILHRRAATALRRHAPQQFTAIAEHFEQSDRPDEATPWWLKAGDQAWSLFAAEAALAAWERGLALASTAELKLNFLLRQEEVLHRLGRREAQAAIFPSIEALAHEVAPQQQAVIAGRYGRYAAALNRWTEAEHHVRTALALPAPDSATRAELCLLLASSLTQLHRYAEAEAIAHETWHAAGAAGAPDLQARALLTLAEIAQAREDVRAAGDWVRQALGLAVNDSGLRARMMAYLARLSYLSGNYDVALAYGTEALQIYEPQLDQEGQARCWTVLALALARLRRYSAAMDAYGRARTIYQTIQHLQGAAAASINAATLAMRMGDVEQGLALAHQAHALFEQIQDGRGLCVAAANIGAALVWLGRGAEAEPWLREDIERAQALHLPLQQAAGLANLGAALLQQGQFEAACTAMEQGLALRQHLGSHVDTCADQAMLALGYLLGGDPSAAARYSQAAVAHMQTHSGVEHPQFILFVRALVLHALGNPEADVVLQEAAAALERELALLPNPADRERYHRALRVNTAIHTTLTTGRWPDPRAVV from the coding sequence GTGTCGCGTGATCATCTGGCGTTCCTCTTCTGGCCCGATGTCCCCCAAACCCAGGCCCGTCATCGGCTGCGGCGCGTGCTGCACCAACTCCATCTCGCGCTGAAAGATGACAATGTGGCGTCAATCCTGGAGAGCACGCCTGAGACCCTGGCCCTTCGTCACCACACGTGCCGGGCCGATGTGCGTGCGTTTGTCCAGCTCGCTCAGGCAATCCACGGGCAATCGCCAGCCGAGGTGATCCGGCTGGCTACTCAAGCACTGGCGCTCTACCGCGGCCCTTTTCTCGACAGCTTCACGCTGCGCGCTGCCCCAGAGTTCGAGCGTTGGATGTTGGAGCAGCGCGAGCAGCTTCAGCAACGCTCCTGGCACATCTGGCGAGCCCTGGTGCTGGCACAGCTCGAGCAAGGCCAGATCGCGCAGGCACGCACCGCCGCCGAGCAGTGGCTAACGGCCGACCGGCTTGCCGAAGAGGCCTACCGCCTGCTGATGCGGCTCTACGCCGAGAGCGGGCAAACCTCCGCTGCACTCAGGCTCTACCAGCAGTGCGCGGCAGTGCTCGCGCAGGAATTGGGAGTGGAGCCCGCGCCGGAGACCCAGGCCTTGTGCGAGCAGATCCGCGGCGGCATGCTTAGCAATGCTGGCGCGCCCGCTCGCGCCGATCGCCATGACCACACTCAGACCATTGCCCGTCGACTGCGGCCTACCCTCGAGGCGCCCTGCGTTGGACGAGCACGCGAGCTCGCACGTGTGCGCGCAGCGGTGCAGTCCAGCCTGCACGGACGGCCACAGGTGGTGGCGCTGTGCGGCCCGCCGGGCATCGGAAAAACCAGGGTGATCCAGGAAGCCCTCGCCGATGTGGCGCAACCCATCTGGGCGGGGAGTGGGCACCATGCCGGGCCTTTGATCCCCTACGGCGTTATCCTCGAGGCGCTGCAAGAAGCCCTGCAGGATATACATCCCGATCGGCTTGCCCTGCCCGAGCCGTGGCGACAGGAGGCAGCACGGCTCTTCCCAGCGCTGCGCCCACCAGCCTGGCAACTCCTTCCCGACCTGCCACCAGAACAGGCGCAGGCACGCCTGTTCGAGGCACTGATCCACGTAGTGCGTGCATTAGTGCGCCAAAGCGGTGGTGCCGTCTTGGTGTGCGATGATGGGGAAGAAGCCGACGCGCTGTCGCTGGCCTGGCTCAGCGCACTCGCTGCTCAGGCGCGCGGGTTACCCCTGGCACTGGTGGTGGCGTACCAGGATGAGGTCGCCACTCCTGCGTTGCGCACCTGTCTGGCCGAACTGACGCGCCTCGGCCTGCTGTGCGAGGTGCGGCTATCGCCGCTCGAGGTAGCGGACGTGGCCGAGCTGATCGGTCATGCAGCCCCTCATTTGCCTACCACCACCCTCGCGCCGTTGTTGTGGGAAGCGAGCGGCGGCGTCCCCTTTTTCGTCCTGGAAGGCGTGCGCGCCGTGCTGAAGAGTGACAATGGGGAAACGATCCGCGATACGGCAACGTTGCCCATCACTGCCGATCTGAGCGAAACGCTGCACACACGCCTCGAGCGCTTGGAGACCGTCACCCGCCAGGTGCTGGAAGCTTGTGCCGTGCTGCGTCGACCACTGCGCACACCGTTGATCCAATACGTGTCCGGCCGCAGCGAGCTGGAAGTGGCCGATGGGTTGGATAGCCTGGTGCGGCGGGGCTTTCTCTGTGCTGAAGCAGGGGGTATGTATCACTTCACCCACGGCTTTATGGCCCGTGTGGCCTATCAGGCCATCGGCCCGGCGCGCCGCCAGATTCTCCACCGGCGGGCCGCCACTGCTTTGCGTCGCCACGCCCCACAGCAGTTCACGGCGATCGCGGAGCACTTCGAGCAGAGCGACCGGCCAGACGAAGCTACGCCGTGGTGGCTGAAAGCAGGCGACCAAGCCTGGTCGCTGTTCGCAGCCGAAGCGGCGCTCGCCGCCTGGGAGCGTGGGTTGGCGCTGGCGTCTACGGCTGAGCTCAAGCTCAACTTCTTGCTGCGCCAGGAAGAAGTGCTCCATCGACTGGGACGACGGGAAGCACAGGCAGCCATCTTCCCCTCGATCGAAGCGCTCGCTCACGAGGTAGCGCCGCAGCAGCAAGCCGTGATCGCCGGACGGTACGGGCGCTATGCCGCGGCCCTCAATCGCTGGACCGAGGCCGAGCACCATGTACGCACAGCTTTGGCGCTGCCTGCGCCTGACAGCGCCACGCGTGCTGAGTTGTGCTTGCTGCTGGCCAGCAGCTTGACCCAACTGCATCGCTATGCCGAAGCCGAGGCCATTGCGCACGAAACCTGGCATGCAGCGGGCGCGGCCGGAGCGCCTGACCTCCAGGCGCGCGCGCTGCTGACCCTGGCGGAGATCGCTCAGGCGCGCGAGGATGTGCGCGCCGCGGGAGACTGGGTGCGGCAGGCGCTGGGGTTGGCGGTGAACGACAGTGGCCTGCGCGCGCGCATGATGGCCTATCTGGCGCGGCTGAGCTACCTGAGCGGCAACTACGACGTCGCGCTGGCCTATGGCACGGAGGCCTTGCAGATCTATGAGCCACAGCTCGACCAAGAAGGGCAGGCGCGCTGCTGGACGGTGCTGGCTCTTGCGTTGGCCCGGCTGCGCCGCTATAGCGCGGCGATGGACGCCTACGGACGAGCACGAACGATCTATCAGACCATTCAACATCTGCAAGGAGCTGCCGCGGCCTCGATCAATGCTGCGACGCTAGCGATGCGCATGGGCGATGTGGAACAGGGACTGGCCCTGGCCCACCAGGCCCATGCACTCTTCGAGCAGATTCAAGATGGACGCGGGTTGTGCGTGGCAGCAGCCAACATTGGCGCGGCGCTGGTCTGGCTGGGACGCGGCGCCGAGGCAGAGCCATGGTTGCGCGAGGACATCGAGCGGGCGCAGGCACTCCACCTACCCCTCCAGCAAGCAGCAGGACTCGCCAACCTGGGTGCGGCCCTGCTCCAGCAGGGGCAGTTCGAGGCAGCCTGCACGGCCATGGAGCAAGGGCTGGCGCTCCGGCAGCACCTGGGGTCGCACGTGGATACCTGCGCCGACCAGGCGATGCTGGCGTTAGGGTATCTGTTGGGCGGCGATCCCTCTGCCGCTGCGCGGTACAGCCAGGCAGCGGTAGCCCACATGCAGACCCACTCAGGCGTCGAGCATCCTCAGTTCATTCTCTTCGTGCGGGCCCTGGTGCTGCACGCCCTGGGCAATCCCGAGGCCGATGTGGTGTTGCAGGAAGCTGCGGCAGCCCTGGAGCGCGAGCTCGCCCTGCTGCCCAACCCCGCCGACCGCGAGCGCTATCACCGCGCCCTGCGCGTCAACACAGCGATCCACACGACGCTGACCACTGGCCGGTGGCCAGATCCACGCGCGGTGGTGTAG
- a CDS encoding RNA-guided endonuclease InsQ/TnpB family protein produces the protein MRLWQQTLDLCRWVYNETLAYRKRAWEERQKHVGVYETHALLPIWNAQRPELKQVYSQVLQDVQNRVHRAFDACFRRVKRGEKAGDPRFKGRGWYDSFTFKQAGFGFKLDGPWLDLSKIGRIRLIAHRPIEGTIKTLTIRRTRTGKWFACFSVETKPAPLPETQRAVGVDVGLTHFATLSTGEQLANPRFFRRDEQALAKAQRRLSKAEKGTPERVKRRKVVVHIHERIANRRKDFAHNLSRRLVNEFGTIVFEDLSIARMLKHHALAKSIADAAWSQFATYTRSKAASAGRT, from the coding sequence GTGCGTCTGTGGCAACAGACGCTTGACCTCTGTCGCTGGGTGTACAACGAGACGTTGGCCTATCGCAAGCGTGCCTGGGAAGAGCGCCAGAAACACGTGGGCGTGTACGAAACGCATGCCCTCCTTCCGATCTGGAACGCCCAACGACCTGAACTGAAACAGGTCTATTCGCAAGTCCTACAGGATGTCCAGAATCGGGTACATCGGGCGTTTGACGCCTGCTTTCGACGCGTCAAGCGTGGCGAAAAAGCAGGCGATCCCCGCTTTAAGGGGCGCGGCTGGTACGACAGCTTCACCTTCAAGCAAGCAGGCTTTGGTTTCAAGCTGGACGGGCCGTGGCTGGACCTGTCCAAGATCGGGCGCATCCGGCTGATCGCCCATCGTCCGATTGAGGGAACGATTAAGACGCTCACCATCCGCCGTACCCGTACAGGTAAATGGTTCGCCTGTTTCAGCGTGGAAACCAAACCTGCGCCACTGCCGGAAACACAACGGGCGGTTGGCGTTGACGTTGGCTTGACGCATTTCGCCACGCTTTCGACCGGCGAACAGCTTGCCAATCCGCGCTTCTTTCGACGCGACGAACAGGCGCTTGCCAAAGCGCAACGTCGCTTGTCCAAAGCTGAGAAGGGGACGCCCGAACGCGTCAAGCGGCGCAAGGTGGTGGTGCACATTCACGAGCGGATTGCAAACCGTCGCAAGGATTTCGCGCACAACCTCAGCCGCCGGCTGGTCAACGAGTTCGGCACCATTGTGTTTGAGGACCTGAGCATCGCCCGGATGCTCAAACACCACGCGCTGGCAAAGAGTATTGCCGATGCCGCGTGGAGCCAATTTGCCACCTATACGCGCTCCAAGGCTGCGAGTGCCGGTAGAACGTAG
- a CDS encoding zinc ribbon domain-containing protein, translating into MAGARWAKDLSVRVHQCPSCGLEMDRDRNAALNILAVGLHSLGANP; encoded by the coding sequence GTGGCGGGTGCCCGCTGGGCGAAGGATTTGTCCGTGCGCGTGCATCAGTGTCCCTCTTGCGGCTTGGAGATGGATCGTGATCGCAACGCCGCCTTGAATATATTGGCTGTGGGACTACACAGCCTGGGTGCAAATCCCTAG